Proteins from a single region of Paraflavitalea devenefica:
- a CDS encoding SusE domain-containing protein produces the protein MLKRILYIVLVFSTLASGCSKDYWTTEVNTTITTITMAAPASHTSLMLDPLSNAIVTFEWTSAKTGNQTPVYYKVLFDKEDGNFSTPVFAFTPDALGAKSTLRLSHRDLNRVANKAGIKPLEKGKVKWTVVASNGVASDTAKDAKVLELQRPIGFAENPAELFLTGSATEGGTDLSKAIRLKKLSEGVFELYTSLDAGSYSLVNKTTGATMSFVLDGTLIKEGEGANSPAAAKTTYRLNLNFNTATAQLTEIQEVGLWFAAHNKITNVLTYDGGGIWKAADIPIVFKQESWGKDERYKFRVVEKDMTGNTTNVFQASATKDNSKPNSSTAASYFYFKSNDATQWDYTWKFEKEAAKADILVKFTGDNYTHQIIYK, from the coding sequence ATGCTTAAAAGAATATTATATATAGTTCTCGTTTTCTCCACCCTGGCTTCGGGTTGCTCCAAAGACTACTGGACCACCGAAGTAAACACCACCATCACCACCATTACGATGGCCGCGCCGGCCAGCCATACTTCGCTCATGCTGGACCCGCTCAGCAATGCCATCGTCACGTTTGAATGGACGTCTGCTAAAACAGGCAACCAAACCCCCGTTTATTACAAAGTCTTATTCGATAAAGAAGACGGCAATTTCTCCACACCGGTCTTTGCATTTACGCCCGATGCGCTCGGCGCCAAAAGCACCTTGCGCTTATCCCACCGCGACCTGAACCGGGTGGCCAACAAAGCAGGCATCAAACCCCTGGAGAAAGGAAAAGTGAAATGGACCGTCGTAGCATCCAATGGAGTGGCCAGCGATACGGCCAAAGACGCGAAAGTGCTGGAACTGCAGCGGCCCATCGGCTTTGCAGAGAACCCGGCAGAGCTCTTCCTCACCGGCAGCGCTACCGAAGGCGGTACCGATCTCTCCAAAGCTATCCGCTTGAAAAAACTATCCGAAGGCGTATTTGAATTGTACACTTCCCTCGATGCAGGGTCCTATAGCCTGGTCAATAAAACCACCGGCGCTACCATGAGCTTTGTGCTCGATGGTACGCTCATCAAAGAAGGGGAGGGAGCCAATAGCCCGGCTGCTGCCAAAACAACGTACCGCCTCAACCTCAACTTCAATACCGCCACGGCCCAGCTCACCGAAATACAGGAAGTAGGCTTGTGGTTTGCGGCACACAACAAGATCACCAATGTACTGACCTATGATGGCGGCGGTATTTGGAAGGCGGCCGACATACCCATCGTATTCAAACAGGAAAGCTGGGGTAAGGATGAGCGCTATAAATTCAGGGTGGTGGAAAAGGACATGACTGGTAATACCACCAACGTATTCCAGGCCAGCGCTACCAAAGACAACAGCAAACCCAACAGCTCCACGGCCGCCAGCTACTTCTACTTCAAATCCAACGACGCTACCCAGTGGGACTATACCTGGAAGTTTGAAAAAGAAGCAGCGAAGGCAGATATCCTCGTGAAATTTACGGGTGATAATTATACACATCAGATAATTTATAAATAG
- a CDS encoding RagB/SusD family nutrient uptake outer membrane protein, translated as MRMKIFSYTILLLLIIGGVSSCKKFLDQVPDDKQTIDDVFEKKASTEQYLAGVYAYIRWENDPWKGLSDELDITYTDDDTYSMNLGSWDRNRGSFNFWKHYYQGIRRASYFMQRVHECPEISDELKTQYKAEAKALRAYFYSRILAQYGPFIILSDAPVPPDAPIKDFNFARSPYDACVDFIEKEIDDAIPNLPLTQGSSQEYGRIKKGMALAMKARMLLYAASPLFNGNTDYAGFKNPDGTQLISQAYDVNKWKRAADAAKAVIDMPDYTLYKELDGTGKIKPYESLKNVFLKDWNPEIIMAKVDGDALYNIDKYGTPYSIGGWSSHGPTQQAVDAYFMANGRPIEDPLSGYTETGFTNTATSYYAAGASNMYVGREPRFYVAITFNLSKWINNYINSTGGTGSGPITVQMYKGGNSGQYTGRNWSRTGYIVRKLINPNSYCLTGDQIKIAARTVVIFRLAEIYLNYAEALNEYSPGHPDIKTYINGIRERAGIPLYGADAGQIPEPAGQDEWRTAIHKERRVELAFEQFRYFDTRRWKIATQTDGGPFYGMDVNATNTTDFTKRMVFETRIFQPKMYLWNIIQDELNKDQNLVGNPGW; from the coding sequence ATGCGAATGAAAATATTTAGCTATACTATATTGCTGCTGCTCATCATTGGCGGAGTAAGCTCCTGTAAAAAGTTCCTGGACCAGGTGCCCGATGATAAGCAGACCATTGATGATGTATTCGAGAAAAAAGCGTCTACCGAGCAATACCTCGCCGGCGTATACGCCTATATCCGCTGGGAAAATGATCCCTGGAAAGGACTGTCCGATGAGCTGGACATTACCTATACCGACGACGATACCTATTCCATGAACCTCGGAAGCTGGGACAGGAACCGCGGCAGCTTTAACTTCTGGAAACACTATTACCAGGGCATCCGCAGGGCTTCCTACTTTATGCAGCGGGTACACGAATGCCCCGAGATCAGCGACGAACTCAAAACGCAGTACAAAGCAGAAGCTAAAGCGCTACGCGCCTATTTCTATTCGCGGATACTGGCGCAGTATGGTCCGTTCATTATCCTGTCCGATGCGCCCGTTCCGCCCGATGCACCGATCAAAGACTTCAACTTTGCACGCAGTCCCTACGATGCCTGCGTCGATTTCATAGAAAAGGAAATAGACGATGCCATTCCCAACCTGCCCCTTACCCAGGGAAGCTCCCAGGAATATGGCCGCATCAAAAAAGGCATGGCCCTTGCCATGAAAGCCAGGATGCTGCTCTATGCCGCCAGTCCGCTCTTCAATGGCAATACTGATTATGCCGGTTTTAAAAATCCCGATGGCACGCAGCTCATCAGTCAGGCCTATGATGTGAACAAATGGAAAAGAGCAGCCGATGCAGCCAAAGCGGTCATTGATATGCCCGATTACACCCTCTACAAAGAATTGGATGGCACGGGGAAGATCAAGCCTTATGAATCACTCAAGAACGTATTCCTGAAAGACTGGAATCCGGAGATCATCATGGCCAAAGTAGATGGCGATGCACTCTATAACATCGACAAATATGGCACACCCTATAGCATCGGCGGCTGGTCCTCGCATGGTCCTACCCAGCAGGCAGTGGATGCTTACTTCATGGCCAATGGAAGGCCTATTGAGGATCCATTATCCGGTTATACCGAAACCGGCTTCACCAATACCGCCACCAGCTACTATGCAGCCGGCGCTTCCAACATGTACGTAGGCCGTGAGCCCCGCTTCTATGTGGCCATCACCTTCAACCTGAGTAAGTGGATCAACAACTACATCAACAGCACCGGTGGCACCGGCTCAGGACCCATCACCGTGCAAATGTATAAAGGCGGTAACAGTGGCCAGTATACCGGGCGCAACTGGAGCCGTACCGGTTACATCGTCAGGAAGCTCATCAACCCCAATTCCTATTGCCTCACCGGCGATCAGATCAAGATCGCTGCCCGCACGGTGGTCATCTTCCGCCTGGCCGAGATCTACCTCAACTATGCAGAAGCCTTGAATGAATACAGCCCCGGTCATCCGGATATCAAAACCTACATTAACGGTATCCGCGAAAGGGCCGGCATTCCGCTCTATGGCGCCGATGCCGGACAAATACCCGAACCGGCTGGTCAGGACGAATGGCGCACCGCTATCCACAAGGAGAGAAGGGTAGAGCTGGCCTTCGAACAATTCCGGTACTTCGATACCCGCCGCTGGAAGATCGCCACGCAAACAGATGGTGGCCCTTTCTATGGCATGGATGTCAATGCCACCAATACCACCGACTTCACTAAACGGATGGTCTTTGAAACACGCATCTTCCAACCCAAAATGTACCTCTGGAACATCATACAGGATGAGCTCAACAAGGACCAGAATTTAGTAGGCAACCCGGGTTGGTAG
- a CDS encoding SusC/RagA family TonB-linked outer membrane protein has product MRIFLLSIPLVAGLVLMAGSGSGQSMDQVKVDVQFRGVGIKQVLRQLETKTDFHFTYRDADLDNTLQVNYEARQVTVAQVLKTIFQNQSLTFYQQDVNIIIRKQEVESVIAAATPKNLPPRSAVVRGKVLSEKGDPLDGVSVTEKGTSNGTMTNRLGEFTLLVANDSVTLQLSFIGYQSTEIPVNKKAQVTVTMQSLANDLTDVVVVAYGQRQRKIETLGAQSNLDVKDLKQPVANISTVLAGRIAGLVGVQRSGEPGRDGAELFIRGVATSGNNAPLVLVDGVERQFSNLDPNDIESFTILKDASSTSVYGVRGANGVILITTKRGKAGRTEIGLDLYQGFTKFTRLPETADGVTYMQLANEALMTRGSDPKYAEEQIRKTYTQEDPYLYPNVNWFKEIFNDFGKNRKANLTIRGGNEKSNFYVSAGYYDETGLFKVDGLQQYNSTIKFTRFNFSSALTLKATKTTTLDLGIKGWISNGNYPGSNTSDIFYMAIKTYPILYPTMYPDGKEPFTSTGGGLNSPYGMLVNRGYATTYENQTMSDIQVKQDLGFITKGLSARILYAFDAINSNTLSRTKTPSTFYARSRDANGNLVYEVSGQGQDYLSFSRSNGGSRQFYFEGALNYANTFGRHRVGGMLLYNQSDRVSATAGDLLNSIPFRSMGSVGRFTYSYDDRYLAEATFGYNGSEAFNPDKRYGFFPSFAVGWVLSNENFYGNLTEVFQLVKLRASYGLVGNGNINVNNQRFGYVGTVIGTTGYAYGQDRGNSIGGIDIDKYPVDVTWETEKDLNLGLELKTLNNALSLQVDLFNRRRENIFRPRGVVPDFLGIRNPIVGNLGIVNSKGIDMTADYNKRLGDFSIFVRGTFTFNQNKVIEDDSPSKPYPWLETRGLPVFHRMGYVAEGYYTQEEIDDPKVARTTGVVQAGDIKFKDLDGDGVIGPDDKMKIGHDQLPQIIYGFGSTIAWKQWSLGAFFQGTGMVDFYFNSDFMPFRNGLTSGGLYSNIHDRWTPENPNQNAFYPRLSYGTDINQNYATSSHWVMDGRFLRLKTLDLGYTLKKGSLSRLGVQNMRVYFIGYNLFTISPFKMWDPELGGGSGSRYPNIKTFSVGVNVTF; this is encoded by the coding sequence ATGAGGATCTTTCTATTATCCATTCCCCTGGTAGCAGGCCTGGTGCTCATGGCCGGCAGCGGCAGTGGTCAAAGCATGGACCAGGTAAAGGTGGATGTACAATTCAGAGGGGTAGGGATCAAACAGGTGCTTCGTCAACTGGAGACCAAAACCGACTTCCATTTCACCTACCGCGATGCCGATCTCGACAATACCCTCCAGGTAAACTATGAAGCCCGGCAGGTAACGGTAGCGCAGGTGCTCAAAACCATCTTTCAAAACCAGTCGCTCACCTTTTACCAGCAGGATGTAAACATCATCATCAGGAAGCAGGAAGTGGAGTCTGTAATTGCAGCAGCTACACCGAAAAACCTGCCGCCGCGCTCGGCCGTGGTGCGGGGAAAAGTGCTGAGCGAAAAAGGCGACCCGCTCGATGGAGTGTCCGTTACCGAGAAAGGCACTTCCAATGGTACCATGACCAACCGCCTGGGCGAGTTTACCCTCCTGGTAGCGAATGATTCGGTTACCCTGCAACTCAGCTTTATCGGTTACCAGAGTACAGAAATACCAGTGAATAAAAAAGCACAGGTAACAGTCACCATGCAATCGCTCGCCAATGACCTCACCGATGTGGTGGTGGTAGCTTACGGCCAGCGGCAACGTAAAATAGAAACGCTCGGCGCGCAGTCCAACCTTGATGTAAAAGACCTGAAGCAACCGGTGGCCAATATCAGTACCGTGCTGGCGGGCCGTATTGCCGGACTGGTAGGCGTACAACGCTCTGGAGAGCCGGGTCGCGATGGCGCCGAACTCTTCATACGTGGGGTGGCCACTTCGGGCAACAATGCGCCACTCGTGTTGGTAGATGGGGTAGAGCGTCAGTTCAGTAACCTCGACCCCAACGATATTGAAAGCTTCACCATCTTAAAAGATGCTTCTTCCACCTCCGTATATGGAGTGCGGGGCGCCAATGGCGTTATACTCATCACCACCAAAAGAGGCAAGGCCGGCCGCACAGAGATCGGCCTCGACCTCTACCAGGGCTTTACCAAATTCACCCGCCTGCCCGAAACAGCCGATGGCGTTACCTACATGCAGTTGGCCAATGAAGCACTGATGACCAGGGGCAGCGATCCCAAATATGCAGAAGAACAGATCCGCAAAACCTATACGCAGGAAGATCCTTATCTCTATCCCAACGTAAACTGGTTCAAAGAAATATTCAACGACTTTGGTAAGAACCGCAAAGCCAACCTCACCATCCGGGGTGGCAATGAAAAATCCAACTTCTATGTATCGGCCGGTTACTACGATGAAACAGGTTTGTTCAAAGTAGACGGCCTGCAGCAATACAATTCTACCATTAAATTCACGCGCTTCAACTTCAGCTCCGCCCTTACGCTCAAAGCCACCAAAACCACGACGCTCGACCTCGGCATCAAGGGCTGGATCTCCAATGGCAACTACCCGGGCTCCAATACCAGCGACATCTTTTACATGGCCATCAAAACCTATCCCATCTTATATCCTACCATGTACCCCGACGGCAAGGAGCCATTCACTTCTACCGGCGGTGGCTTGAACAGCCCTTATGGCATGCTGGTCAACCGCGGGTATGCTACCACCTATGAGAACCAAACCATGTCCGATATACAGGTGAAGCAGGACCTGGGCTTTATCACCAAAGGTCTCTCGGCCCGCATACTCTATGCCTTTGATGCCATCAACTCCAATACGCTCAGCCGTACCAAAACACCCAGTACCTTCTATGCCCGCAGCCGGGATGCAAATGGTAACCTCGTATATGAGGTATCCGGCCAGGGACAGGATTACCTGTCTTTCTCCCGCAGCAATGGCGGCAGCCGCCAGTTCTACTTTGAAGGCGCCCTCAACTATGCCAATACCTTCGGACGTCACCGGGTAGGCGGCATGTTATTATACAACCAAAGCGACCGGGTAAGCGCTACCGCCGGCGACCTGCTCAATTCCATTCCTTTCCGCAGCATGGGCTCCGTAGGCCGCTTTACGTATTCGTATGACGATCGCTACCTGGCCGAAGCTACTTTCGGCTATAACGGCTCTGAAGCATTCAACCCCGACAAACGATATGGGTTCTTCCCCTCCTTTGCTGTGGGATGGGTGTTGTCCAACGAAAACTTCTATGGCAACCTGACCGAAGTATTCCAGCTCGTTAAACTGCGCGCTTCCTACGGCCTGGTCGGTAATGGTAATATTAACGTGAACAACCAGCGCTTTGGTTATGTAGGTACCGTCATAGGAACTACCGGCTATGCGTATGGTCAGGACAGAGGCAATTCCATCGGCGGGATTGATATCGACAAATACCCGGTGGATGTGACCTGGGAAACGGAGAAAGACCTCAACCTCGGCCTCGAATTAAAAACGCTCAACAATGCCCTGTCCCTGCAGGTAGACCTCTTCAACCGCAGAAGGGAAAACATATTCCGCCCCCGCGGCGTGGTGCCCGATTTCCTCGGCATCAGGAACCCGATCGTCGGTAACCTCGGTATCGTGAACAGCAAGGGCATTGACATGACTGCCGATTACAACAAACGCCTGGGCGATTTCAGCATCTTTGTACGCGGCACCTTCACCTTTAACCAAAATAAGGTGATCGAAGACGATAGTCCGTCCAAGCCTTATCCCTGGCTCGAAACAAGAGGACTGCCCGTATTCCACCGCATGGGCTATGTAGCCGAAGGATACTATACACAGGAAGAAATAGACGATCCCAAAGTGGCGCGCACAACAGGGGTAGTGCAGGCCGGCGATATCAAATTCAAAGACCTGGACGGGGATGGCGTGATCGGTCCCGATGACAAAATGAAGATCGGGCACGACCAGTTGCCGCAGATCATCTATGGCTTTGGCTCTACCATCGCCTGGAAACAATGGTCGCTCGGCGCTTTCTTCCAGGGCACCGGTATGGTGGATTTTTATTTCAACAGCGACTTCATGCCTTTCCGGAACGGATTGACTTCCGGCGGCTTGTATTCCAATATCCACGACCGTTGGACGCCGGAGAATCCCAACCAGAATGCCTTCTATCCCCGCCTGTCTTATGGCACCGATATCAACCAGAACTATGCCACCAGCAGCCATTGGGTAATGGATGGCCGGTTCTTACGGTTAAAGACGCTGGATCTGGGTTATACTTTGAAAAAGGGATCGCTCAGCCGGCTGGGCGTGCAGAACATGCGCGTGTACTTCATCGGGTACAACCTCTTTACCATCAGTCCCTTTAAAATGTGGGACCCTGAGCTGGGCGGTGGTTCCGGCTCCCGCTATCCCAACATCAAAACATTTAGTGTAGGCGTCAATGTCACTTTCTAA
- a CDS encoding FecR family protein yields the protein MPARIEILFNKFIAGTCTQQEYQELMDLLQENQHEETVRHMLAQVYQSTARSLKSVTYVDNQGLLQTGTNEEVAAEPGIIRPMRHRYRRLAIAAAAMLVLSAGGWWFFRNQQALPSVAQVPANAVHKITQRGEMKYLLLPDSTQVWLNVASTLDFPESFSGEKREVYLSGEAFFDVKHAEDHPFLIHTGNVITKVLGTAFNIKAYPGQPDVVVSVKRGKVEVSKNDKVMATLTVGQEVKVPTAVQEAVVGNTKESMVAAWTTGRLSYTSRPVQDILDDLERNYNVSIELADSTLGAEIFTTSFRRDIGVEEALDIICKATDTKLSKENGIYIINKK from the coding sequence ATGCCAGCCAGGATCGAAATACTATTCAATAAATTCATTGCAGGTACCTGCACGCAGCAGGAATACCAGGAACTCATGGACCTCCTGCAGGAAAACCAGCACGAGGAAACCGTGCGCCACATGTTGGCGCAGGTATACCAGTCTACGGCGCGCTCCTTAAAGTCAGTTACCTATGTAGACAACCAGGGCCTGTTGCAAACAGGTACCAACGAAGAGGTCGCCGCAGAACCAGGCATCATACGTCCCATGCGTCACCGGTACCGCAGGTTGGCGATAGCTGCCGCAGCGATGCTGGTATTGTCGGCCGGGGGCTGGTGGTTCTTCCGTAACCAGCAAGCGCTGCCTTCAGTAGCCCAGGTGCCGGCCAATGCGGTACACAAGATCACCCAGCGGGGAGAGATGAAATACCTGCTCTTGCCCGATAGTACACAGGTATGGCTCAATGTGGCCAGCACGCTCGATTTCCCGGAATCGTTCAGCGGGGAGAAGCGGGAAGTATACCTCTCCGGCGAAGCCTTCTTTGACGTAAAACATGCGGAAGATCATCCTTTCCTCATTCATACCGGCAACGTCATCACCAAAGTATTGGGCACTGCTTTCAACATCAAAGCCTATCCCGGTCAGCCGGATGTGGTGGTGTCGGTCAAGCGGGGCAAAGTGGAAGTAAGCAAAAATGATAAAGTAATGGCCACCCTCACGGTAGGGCAGGAAGTGAAAGTACCTACGGCGGTGCAGGAGGCTGTTGTTGGAAATACGAAGGAAAGCATGGTAGCTGCCTGGACCACCGGGCGACTGAGCTATACCAGCCGGCCCGTGCAGGATATCCTGGACGACCTGGAGCGGAATTACAATGTCAGCATTGAATTGGCCGATAGCACGCTGGGAGCCGAGATCTTCACCACTTCCTTCCGCCGGGATATCGGCGTGGAAGAAGCGCTGGACATCATCTGCAAGGCCACCGATACAAAACTGTCCAAAGAGAACGGGATTTACATCATTAACAAGAAGTAA